One window from the genome of Deltaproteobacteria bacterium encodes:
- a CDS encoding histidine phosphatase family protein — protein MDPKHILLFRHGIAIERGEPGCPREDAERHLTERGLERTRQAARGLVLASGAPGLILSSPYLRARQTADLLREACGEAEVEQLESAHLEPFGSIPQSLTLIAELECRIIAVVGHAPHLDLLLAGLLGRADPAWRLKKAGAAQVEWHPGGPGHLLALHPPRVLRHLAANA, from the coding sequence ATGGATCCCAAGCACATCCTCCTCTTCCGCCACGGGATCGCCATCGAGCGGGGAGAGCCGGGCTGCCCTCGCGAGGACGCCGAGCGCCACCTCACCGAGCGGGGCCTCGAGCGCACCCGGCAGGCGGCCCGGGGGCTGGTGCTGGCCTCCGGCGCCCCGGGGCTGATCCTCTCGAGCCCCTACCTGCGCGCCCGCCAGACGGCCGACCTCCTGCGCGAGGCCTGCGGCGAGGCCGAGGTGGAGCAGCTCGAGAGCGCCCACCTCGAGCCCTTCGGCTCGATCCCGCAGTCCCTCACCCTCATCGCCGAGCTGGAGTGCCGGATCATCGCGGTGGTGGGTCACGCCCCCCACCTCGACCTGCTCCTGGCCGGGCTGCTGGGGCGCGCGGATCCCGCCTGGCGCCTCAAGAAGGCCGGCGCGGCCCAGGTGGAGTGGCACCCGGGGGGCCCCGGCCACCTCCTCGCCCTCCATCCTCCCCGGGTGCTGCGTCACCTGGCGGCGAACGCCTGA
- the cdd gene encoding cytidine deaminase, with amino-acid sequence MASAKRKQGTPDLRALEDTLVEAALEARKKAYAPYSGFLVGAALLTESGEIVGGCNVENASYGLSICAERTAVARAVAQGHQHFTMVAVATQSSPPSPPCGVCLQTLAEFETDLRVVLVNPQGERARLQLTTLLPVRFQKKSLED; translated from the coding sequence GTGGCAAGCGCCAAGCGAAAGCAGGGCACCCCGGACCTCCGGGCCCTGGAAGACACCCTGGTCGAGGCCGCCCTCGAGGCCCGGAAGAAGGCCTATGCGCCCTACTCCGGCTTCCTGGTGGGGGCCGCCCTCCTGACCGAGAGCGGGGAGATCGTCGGGGGCTGCAACGTCGAGAACGCCTCCTACGGCCTCTCGATCTGCGCCGAGCGGACGGCGGTGGCCCGGGCGGTGGCCCAGGGGCACCAGCACTTCACCATGGTGGCGGTCGCCACCCAGAGCTCCCCCCCCTCGCCCCCCTGCGGCGTCTGCCTGCAGACCCTGGCAGAGTTCGAGACCGACCTGCGGGTCGTGCTGGTGAACCCCCAGGGTGAGCGCGCCCGCCTCCAGCTCACGACCCTCCTCCCGGTCCGCTTCCAGAAGAAGAGCCTGGAAGACTAG
- the ppk1 gene encoding polyphosphate kinase 1, with amino-acid sequence MDSNEIRNKEISWLSFNERLLQEAENPLVPLEERIRFLGIFSSNLDEFFRVRVATLKRLAKLGKQARKYVPHDPATVLRQINRIVLEQQRRRDAAHTATLEALAAEGIHFVDENTLDEAQTDFVRTYFEEEVRPTLMPVMLDQVADVPDLNDYDIYFACRLHRCRPGKRPLHALIRLPTDLLPRFVQLPSKSGATLIWLDDIIRHRLVVLFATLGVDEAEAYTIKLTRDAELDIDDDVFESYVDKVAKSLEKRKAGDPVRFVYDRSMPDDTRRLLTRKLGLKGSDSDFLPGGRYHNLKDLIRFPAVGKANLRYRRHVPAPHPALEGASSILARMQRGDVLLHFPYQSFTHVIDLLREASIDPKVRSIQITLYRLASQSSVIKALINAAKNGKEVTAVIELQARFDEQANIHWSEELQREGVRVIQGVQGLKVHSKLILVTRRSSKGDDLHACIGTGNFNETTARLYSDHVLLTTNRKITREVARVFEFLTGTYEVSGYRHLLVSPFNARRKFDRLICQEIENAKAGLRARITVKLNNITDPELTHRLYEAAEAGVEVELMVRGMFSPVIAGKKRKARMEATGIIDRFLEHSRILVFFNGGDEKVYLTSADWMPRNLDRRLEVGCPIYDEEIKKELLAFLDFHRRDTQKARLLHGKRLKNELRSEVSGRRIRAQESLRLWLKSGG; translated from the coding sequence TTGGACTCGAACGAGATTCGCAACAAGGAGATCAGCTGGCTCTCCTTCAACGAGCGCCTGCTACAGGAGGCCGAGAACCCCCTCGTCCCTCTCGAGGAGCGGATCCGCTTCCTCGGCATCTTCTCCTCCAACCTCGACGAGTTCTTCCGGGTGCGGGTCGCCACCCTCAAGAGGCTGGCCAAGCTCGGCAAGCAGGCCCGCAAGTACGTGCCTCACGATCCGGCCACGGTCCTCAGGCAGATCAACCGGATCGTCCTCGAGCAGCAGCGGCGGCGGGACGCCGCCCACACCGCCACCCTCGAGGCCCTGGCCGCCGAGGGCATCCACTTCGTCGACGAGAACACCCTCGACGAGGCGCAGACCGACTTCGTCCGCACCTACTTCGAGGAGGAGGTCCGGCCCACCCTGATGCCGGTGATGCTCGACCAGGTCGCCGACGTCCCGGACCTAAACGACTACGACATCTACTTCGCCTGCCGCCTCCACCGCTGCCGCCCGGGCAAGCGGCCGCTCCACGCCCTCATCCGGCTGCCCACCGACCTGCTCCCCCGCTTCGTGCAGCTCCCCTCGAAGAGCGGCGCGACCCTGATCTGGCTGGACGACATCATCCGGCACCGCCTGGTGGTGCTCTTCGCCACCCTCGGCGTGGATGAAGCCGAGGCCTACACGATCAAGCTCACCCGGGACGCCGAGCTGGACATCGACGACGACGTCTTCGAGAGCTACGTCGACAAGGTCGCCAAGAGCCTGGAGAAGCGGAAGGCGGGCGACCCGGTGCGCTTCGTCTACGACCGCTCGATGCCCGACGACACGCGGCGCCTGCTCACCCGCAAGCTGGGGCTCAAGGGGAGCGACAGCGACTTCCTGCCCGGAGGCCGCTACCACAACCTCAAGGACCTCATCCGCTTCCCGGCCGTGGGCAAGGCCAACCTGCGCTACCGCCGGCACGTGCCGGCGCCCCACCCCGCCCTCGAGGGCGCCAGCAGCATCCTCGCCCGCATGCAGCGGGGCGACGTCCTGCTGCACTTCCCCTACCAGTCCTTCACCCACGTCATCGACCTGCTGAGGGAGGCCTCGATCGACCCGAAGGTGCGGTCGATCCAGATCACCCTCTATCGCCTGGCCTCGCAGTCTTCCGTCATCAAGGCCCTCATCAACGCGGCGAAGAACGGCAAGGAGGTCACGGCGGTCATCGAGCTGCAGGCTCGCTTCGACGAGCAGGCCAACATCCACTGGTCCGAGGAGCTGCAGCGCGAGGGCGTCCGGGTGATCCAGGGGGTGCAGGGCCTGAAGGTCCACTCCAAGCTGATCCTCGTCACCCGGCGCAGCAGCAAGGGCGACGACCTCCACGCCTGCATCGGCACCGGAAACTTCAACGAGACCACCGCTCGCCTCTACAGCGACCACGTCCTGCTCACCACCAACCGCAAGATCACCCGGGAGGTGGCGAGGGTCTTCGAGTTCCTCACCGGCACCTACGAGGTCTCGGGCTACCGCCACCTGCTCGTCTCACCCTTCAACGCCCGGCGGAAGTTCGATCGCCTCATCTGCCAGGAGATCGAGAACGCGAAGGCCGGCCTGCGCGCCCGGATCACCGTGAAGCTCAACAACATCACCGATCCCGAGCTGACCCACCGCCTCTACGAGGCGGCCGAGGCCGGGGTGGAGGTCGAGCTGATGGTCCGCGGGATGTTCTCACCGGTCATCGCCGGCAAGAAGCGCAAGGCCCGGATGGAGGCCACCGGCATCATCGATCGCTTCCTCGAGCACAGCCGGATCCTGGTCTTCTTCAACGGCGGCGACGAGAAGGTCTACCTGACCAGCGCCGACTGGATGCCGCGCAACCTCGACCGCCGGCTCGAAGTGGGCTGCCCGATCTACGACGAGGAGATCAAGAAGGAGCTGCTGGCCTTCCTGGACTTCCACCGGCGGGACACCCAGAAGGCGCGCCTCCTCCACGGCAAGCGGCTGAAGAACGAGCTGCGCAGCGAGGTCTCCGGCCGCCGGATCCGCGCCCAGGAGTCCCTGCGCCTCTGGCTCAAGAGCGGCGGCTAG
- a CDS encoding CHAD domain-containing protein has product MSEVAEKAPGVGALELVPGRPLLPELRRVAREQVEANLDELAARDLPADELVHEVRKRCKKVRALLRLLRPALGEAVYRRENAAFRDASRLLAEWRDDDALLEACEALEGTLGTPGLRRSHSALVGRLRARREALRADPGHLEERLGAFAHAMDEARQRMAGWELRGSGRKTLRRGLRRTYARGRRELARCEEAPGEEAFHGWRKRVKYHGYHLRLLQGAWPAGLAARLERVKALGQCLGDHHDLTVLGQRVRQEGGRLGLEPRARGAYLRFLKARQRALETRALEEGAFFFVDPPAAEARRLLAYWELAGRR; this is encoded by the coding sequence ATGAGCGAGGTCGCGGAAAAGGCCCCCGGCGTGGGGGCGCTCGAGCTGGTGCCCGGCCGCCCGCTCCTCCCCGAGCTGCGGCGGGTGGCCCGGGAGCAGGTGGAGGCGAACCTGGACGAGCTCGCGGCGCGCGACCTGCCCGCCGACGAGCTGGTCCACGAGGTCCGCAAGCGCTGCAAGAAGGTCCGGGCCCTCCTGCGGCTGCTGCGCCCCGCGCTCGGCGAGGCGGTCTACCGCCGCGAGAACGCCGCCTTCCGCGACGCCTCACGCCTGCTCGCCGAGTGGCGGGACGACGACGCCCTCCTGGAGGCCTGCGAGGCCCTCGAGGGCACGCTCGGCACGCCGGGCCTGCGCCGGAGTCATTCGGCCCTCGTGGGCCGGCTGCGCGCCCGGCGGGAGGCCCTGCGCGCCGACCCCGGGCACCTCGAGGAGCGGCTCGGCGCCTTCGCCCACGCGATGGACGAGGCCCGGCAGCGGATGGCCGGCTGGGAGCTGCGGGGCTCGGGCCGCAAGACCCTGCGCCGCGGTCTGCGCCGGACCTACGCCCGGGGGCGGCGGGAGCTCGCCCGCTGCGAGGAGGCGCCCGGCGAGGAGGCCTTCCACGGCTGGCGCAAGCGGGTGAAGTACCACGGCTACCACCTGCGCCTGCTCCAGGGCGCCTGGCCCGCGGGGCTGGCCGCCCGCCTCGAGCGGGTGAAGGCCCTCGGGCAGTGCCTGGGGGACCACCACGACCTCACCGTGCTGGGGCAGCGCGTGAGGCAGGAGGGTGGGCGCCTGGGCCTCGAGCCCCGGGCGCGCGGCGCCTACCTGCGCTTCCTGAAGGCCCGGCAGCGGGCCCTGGAGACCCGAGCCCTGGAGGAGGGCGCCTTCTTCTTCGTCGATCCCCCGGCGGCCGAGGCCCGGCGCCTCCTGGCCTACTGGGAGCTCGCGGGCCGGCGCTGA
- a CDS encoding 5'-deoxyadenosine deaminase: protein MDLLFSGGTIVTMDPERRVLEGDLLVRDGRIVALGEIPGEVLAAGHGQRPVDCRGKILIPGLIQSHVHLCQTLFRGQAEELELLDWLRERIWPFEAAHDPESLRVSAELGIAELIAGGTTACLDMGTVRHTDAIFEAAEETGFRLTGGKAMMDVRRGLPAGLREKTSDSLKESDRLRERWEGEAGGRLRYAYAPRFVLSCTEELLQGVAERCADGARVHTHASESQEELAAVRERSGLDNVAYLDRLGLTGERVALAHCVWLTAREQRILAETGTHLLHCPSSNLKLGSGLAKIPELEALGVHVALGPDGAPCNNNLDQWVEMRLMALIHLPRVGPAGFPARKVFEAATLGGARALGLEQEVGSLEVGKRGDLAVLDLQRPATLPGGQDIYSRLVFSAGRDCVETVAIDGQIVFDHGVFLTLDRDRVLREADAHARAIVGRIG from the coding sequence ATGGACTTGCTCTTCTCCGGCGGCACCATCGTCACGATGGACCCCGAGCGGCGGGTGCTCGAGGGGGACCTCCTGGTCCGGGACGGCCGCATCGTCGCGCTGGGGGAGATCCCCGGCGAGGTGCTGGCCGCCGGGCACGGGCAGCGGCCCGTGGACTGCCGGGGCAAGATCCTCATCCCGGGCCTGATCCAGAGCCACGTGCACCTCTGCCAGACCCTCTTCCGGGGACAGGCCGAGGAGCTGGAGCTCCTGGACTGGCTGCGCGAGCGGATCTGGCCCTTCGAGGCGGCGCACGACCCCGAGAGCCTGCGGGTGAGCGCCGAGCTGGGCATCGCCGAGCTCATCGCCGGGGGGACCACGGCCTGCCTGGACATGGGCACCGTCCGCCACACCGACGCCATCTTCGAGGCGGCCGAGGAGACCGGCTTCCGACTCACCGGCGGGAAGGCCATGATGGACGTGCGGCGGGGGCTGCCGGCGGGCCTCCGGGAGAAGACCTCCGACTCCCTGAAGGAGAGCGACCGCCTGCGAGAGCGCTGGGAGGGCGAGGCCGGGGGCCGGCTGCGCTACGCCTACGCGCCCCGCTTCGTCCTCTCCTGCACCGAGGAGCTGCTGCAGGGGGTGGCCGAGCGCTGCGCCGACGGGGCCCGGGTGCACACCCACGCCTCGGAGAGCCAGGAGGAGCTGGCGGCGGTGCGCGAGCGCAGCGGCCTGGACAACGTCGCCTACCTCGACCGCCTCGGCCTCACCGGTGAGCGGGTGGCCCTGGCTCACTGCGTCTGGCTCACCGCCCGCGAGCAGCGGATCCTCGCCGAGACGGGGACCCACCTCCTCCACTGCCCCTCCAGCAACCTGAAGCTGGGCTCGGGGCTGGCGAAGATCCCCGAGCTGGAGGCCCTCGGCGTGCACGTCGCCCTCGGCCCCGACGGGGCGCCCTGCAACAACAACCTCGATCAGTGGGTGGAGATGCGGCTGATGGCGCTCATCCACCTGCCGCGGGTGGGGCCGGCCGGCTTCCCGGCCCGCAAGGTCTTCGAGGCCGCCACCCTCGGGGGGGCGCGCGCGCTCGGCCTGGAGCAGGAGGTGGGCTCCCTGGAGGTGGGCAAGCGGGGCGACCTGGCGGTGCTCGACCTCCAGCGCCCCGCGACCCTGCCCGGCGGGCAGGATATCTACAGTCGGCTCGTCTTCTCGGCGGGCCGGGATTGTGTCGAGACGGTGGCCATCGACGGCCAGATCGTGTTCGATCACGGGGTCTTCCTCACCCTCGACCGAGATCGGGTGCTGCGGGAGGCCGACGCCCACGCGAGAGCGATCGTCGGCCGGATCGGCTAG
- the pap gene encoding polyphosphate:AMP phosphotransferase, giving the protein MFEAAEVGHKLSKAQFEKRVPELRMGLVQAQQDAAAAGRPIIILVAGVEGAGRSLLVNQLTGWLDARTVNTVSFWQLTDQEAARPWAWRYWQQLPPGGRTGVLFGGWYTDPINGRGFEELDEASFERRLHQIADFERTISDGGAILVKLWLHLSADAQKRRHKESKKKNWTVSPMAKKYAKHYERMMAATERAIRITDTGACPWHVVESTDPLYRDITAAELILETTRRALDHAAEKPSRPSGDPSAEAGHTILDTVDLSAKLTKKGYRSRLAAAQTRLQALGWELYQQRIATVCAFEGWDAGGKGGAIRRLISPIDARLYRVVRIAAPEGEAKLQHYLWRFWREIPADGMVRIFDRSWYGRVLVERVEGFATETEWRRSFGEINAFEDHLIDHGIVLCKFWLHISKEEQLRRFEERQATPWKQFKITDEDWRNREKWGAYEAAVNEMVDRTSTHDAPWTLVAGDDKRHARVQVLETVIERMEAALESRGKRKKDARSRKKAPGKKAGK; this is encoded by the coding sequence ATGTTCGAGGCTGCGGAGGTGGGGCACAAGCTCTCGAAGGCCCAGTTCGAGAAGCGCGTGCCGGAGCTGAGGATGGGGCTGGTCCAGGCGCAGCAGGATGCTGCCGCGGCGGGCCGGCCGATCATCATCCTCGTGGCGGGGGTCGAGGGCGCGGGGAGGAGCCTGCTGGTCAATCAGCTGACCGGCTGGCTCGACGCGCGCACCGTCAACACCGTGAGCTTCTGGCAGCTCACGGACCAGGAGGCGGCCCGCCCCTGGGCCTGGCGCTACTGGCAGCAGCTCCCCCCGGGGGGGCGCACCGGCGTGCTCTTCGGCGGCTGGTACACCGACCCCATCAATGGCCGGGGCTTCGAGGAGCTGGACGAGGCGAGCTTCGAGCGGCGCCTGCACCAGATCGCCGACTTCGAGCGCACCATCAGCGACGGCGGCGCGATCCTGGTGAAGCTCTGGCTTCACCTCTCCGCCGACGCCCAGAAGAGGCGCCACAAGGAGTCGAAGAAGAAGAACTGGACCGTCTCGCCGATGGCGAAGAAGTACGCGAAGCACTACGAGCGGATGATGGCCGCGACCGAGCGCGCGATCCGCATCACCGACACCGGCGCCTGCCCCTGGCACGTGGTCGAGTCGACCGATCCCCTCTACCGGGACATCACCGCCGCCGAGCTGATCCTCGAGACCACGCGCCGGGCCCTGGACCACGCCGCCGAGAAGCCCTCCCGGCCCTCGGGGGATCCCTCCGCCGAGGCCGGGCACACCATCCTCGACACCGTGGACCTCTCGGCGAAGCTCACCAAGAAGGGCTACCGCTCCCGGCTGGCCGCCGCCCAGACCCGGCTGCAGGCCCTGGGCTGGGAGCTCTACCAGCAGCGCATCGCGACGGTCTGCGCCTTCGAGGGCTGGGACGCCGGCGGGAAGGGCGGCGCCATCCGCCGCCTGATCTCCCCCATCGACGCCCGCCTCTACCGGGTCGTCCGGATCGCCGCGCCCGAGGGCGAGGCGAAGCTGCAGCACTACCTCTGGCGCTTCTGGCGCGAGATCCCCGCGGACGGCATGGTGCGGATCTTCGACCGCTCCTGGTACGGGCGGGTGCTCGTCGAGCGGGTGGAGGGCTTCGCCACCGAGACCGAGTGGCGGCGCTCCTTCGGGGAGATCAACGCCTTCGAGGACCACCTCATCGACCACGGAATCGTGCTGTGCAAGTTCTGGCTGCACATCAGCAAGGAGGAGCAGCTGCGCCGCTTCGAGGAGCGGCAGGCGACCCCCTGGAAGCAGTTCAAGATCACCGACGAGGACTGGCGCAACCGGGAGAAGTGGGGCGCCTACGAGGCCGCGGTGAACGAGATGGTCGATCGCACCAGCACCCACGATGCGCCCTGGACCCTGGTGGCCGGAGACGACAAGCGCCACGCGCGGGTGCAGGTCCTCGAGACCGTCATCGAGCGCATGGAGGCGGCCCTCGAGAGCCGCGGCAAGCGCAAGAAGGACGCCCGCTCCCGCAAGAAGGCCCCGGGGAAGAAGGCCGGAAAGTAG